In a genomic window of Niallia taxi:
- a CDS encoding PTS sugar transporter subunit IIA translates to MEINSLYQMYFNCELNTKDEVHSFIAEIVGRDNPLSTEEVIQQLKDREKIGSTMIAEHVLLPHIESEQLERSQILFLRLAKPIETWDFQTKNICLVIVILLKKNESVNMKKRIALFTRSLADEEYLDRLINSQEKEAFINEIIKY, encoded by the coding sequence ATGGAAATTAATTCACTCTATCAAATGTATTTTAATTGTGAGTTAAATACAAAAGATGAAGTACACTCTTTTATTGCAGAAATTGTAGGTCGAGACAATCCTTTATCAACGGAGGAAGTCATCCAGCAATTAAAGGATAGAGAAAAAATCGGCAGTACAATGATCGCAGAGCATGTCTTATTGCCTCATATTGAAAGCGAACAACTAGAGAGAAGTCAAATTTTATTTCTTCGTTTAGCAAAACCAATCGAGACTTGGGATTTTCAGACAAAAAATATTTGTCTCGTAATTGTGATTTTATTAAAGAAAAATGAAAGCGTTAATATGAAGAAAAGAATAGCCTTATTTACTAGATCTTTGGCAGATGAAGAGTATCTTGACCGCTTAATAAACAGTCAAGAAAAAGAAGCCTTTATAAATGAAATTATAAAATATTAG
- a CDS encoding PTS fructose transporter subunit IIB — translation MKIVGVAACTVGIAHTYIAQEKLENAGKKAGHEIHIETQGTIGTENELSQQQIAEADIVILATDVKIAGRERFDGKRIIQVTTEIAVKSPNKLIEKAAEVINQQK, via the coding sequence ATGAAAATAGTAGGAGTTGCAGCTTGCACAGTTGGGATCGCACACACATATATCGCACAGGAAAAATTAGAGAATGCTGGTAAAAAAGCAGGTCATGAAATTCATATTGAAACACAAGGAACAATTGGAACAGAAAATGAATTGAGCCAACAACAAATCGCAGAAGCAGACATCGTTATTTTAGCGACAGATGTGAAAATTGCAGGAAGAGAACGCTTCGACGGGAAAAGAATTATCCAAGTTACAACAGAAATAGCGGTTAAATCACCAAATAAACTAATTGAAAAAGCAGCAGAGGTTATCAACCAACAGAAATAA
- a CDS encoding PTS sugar transporter subunit IIA → MEVKNIVDLNTIKTNMTAKSKEEAIQELAQVLLENEYIKDIEEFTKDIYAREAIGQTGIGNYIAIPHGKSDSVEKIGVAIGITQEEIAWETLDGKGVKGIILFAVGNDDGAQSHLKLLSLFARKLGNDEVIEKMLQSKNAEDVKEALCS, encoded by the coding sequence ATGGAAGTAAAAAATATTGTAGATTTAAACACAATTAAAACGAATATGACTGCTAAGAGTAAGGAAGAAGCTATTCAGGAATTAGCTCAGGTCCTTCTTGAAAACGAATACATTAAGGATATTGAAGAATTTACAAAGGATATCTATGCTAGGGAAGCGATTGGACAAACTGGAATCGGAAATTATATTGCTATTCCTCATGGGAAAAGTGATTCTGTAGAAAAAATAGGCGTAGCGATTGGAATTACTCAAGAAGAAATTGCTTGGGAAACTCTCGACGGAAAGGGAGTTAAGGGAATCATTCTGTTTGCGGTTGGAAACGATGATGGAGCACAAAGTCATCTGAAATTATTATCATTATTTGCTAGAAAGCTAGGAAATGATGAAGTGATTGAGAAGATGCTGCAATCCAAAAACGCGGAAGATGTTAAAGAGGCTTTATGTAGCTAA